One region of Skermanella mucosa genomic DNA includes:
- a CDS encoding long-chain-fatty-acid--CoA ligase, translating to MADPAAKLAEHPWARSYPADIDWNAEIPTAPLHRLMDDAVARFGDRPCIDFMDKRYTYAQVGALVDKAAKGFQDMGVGKGSKVGLFLPNTPYFVICYYAVLKAGGTVVNFNPLYAEREIAKQIEDSDTDIMVTLDLAVLYGKIAKMLGQTRLKRVVVARMADILPFPKNWLFPIVKRKDVARIPSDDRHLAFARLIANAGRPAPVEIDPAEDVAVLQYTGGTTGVPKGAMLTHANIYANAIQSRLWCTDAKPGQERMLGVLPLFHVFAMTGVMNLPLVLGAEMVLVPRFELDTVIRLIQSKKPTLFPAVPTIYTAIVNHKDIGSYDLSSIRFCLSGGAPLPVEVKHAFETKTGCKLVEGYGLSESSPVATANPMYGVNKAGSIGIPLPGTVIEIVSLDDRSRLVPLGEKGEVCIRGPQVMKGYWKRPAETADALADGRLHTGDVGYLDEDGYTFIVDRIKDMILCGGYNVYPRNVEEAIYLHPAVAECVVAGVPDPYRGQTVKAYVKLTEGHGLTREDLTEFLRDKLSPIEIPKHLEIRDELPKTMIGKLSRKALLEEEEARRSSRQVPEG from the coding sequence ATGGCCGATCCGGCAGCGAAGCTCGCAGAGCACCCGTGGGCGCGTTCGTACCCCGCGGACATCGACTGGAACGCCGAGATCCCGACGGCGCCGCTCCACCGCCTCATGGACGATGCGGTCGCCCGATTCGGCGACCGGCCGTGCATCGACTTCATGGACAAGCGCTACACCTACGCACAGGTCGGCGCCCTGGTCGACAAGGCGGCGAAGGGCTTCCAGGACATGGGCGTGGGGAAGGGCAGCAAGGTCGGGCTGTTCCTGCCCAACACGCCTTACTTCGTGATCTGCTACTACGCGGTGCTGAAGGCCGGCGGCACGGTGGTCAACTTCAACCCGCTCTACGCCGAGCGGGAGATCGCCAAGCAGATCGAGGACAGCGACACCGACATCATGGTCACGCTCGACCTGGCGGTGCTCTACGGCAAGATCGCCAAGATGCTCGGGCAGACCCGGCTGAAGCGGGTCGTCGTCGCCCGCATGGCCGACATCCTGCCCTTCCCGAAGAACTGGCTGTTTCCGATCGTCAAGCGCAAGGACGTCGCGCGCATCCCGTCCGACGACCGGCACCTCGCCTTCGCCAGGCTGATCGCCAATGCCGGCCGGCCCGCCCCGGTGGAGATCGACCCGGCGGAGGACGTGGCCGTGCTCCAGTACACCGGCGGGACCACCGGCGTGCCCAAGGGCGCCATGCTGACCCACGCCAACATCTACGCCAACGCCATCCAGTCGCGCCTGTGGTGCACCGACGCCAAGCCGGGGCAGGAGCGCATGCTGGGCGTGCTGCCGCTGTTCCACGTCTTCGCCATGACCGGCGTGATGAACCTGCCGCTGGTGCTCGGCGCCGAGATGGTGCTGGTTCCCCGGTTCGAGCTGGACACCGTGATCCGGCTGATCCAGTCCAAGAAGCCGACGCTGTTCCCCGCGGTGCCGACCATCTACACCGCGATCGTCAACCACAAGGACATCGGCTCCTACGACCTGTCGTCGATCCGCTTCTGCCTGTCGGGCGGGGCGCCCCTGCCGGTGGAGGTCAAGCACGCGTTCGAGACCAAGACCGGCTGCAAGCTGGTCGAGGGCTACGGCCTGTCGGAAAGCTCCCCGGTCGCCACGGCCAACCCGATGTACGGGGTCAACAAGGCCGGCTCGATCGGCATCCCGCTGCCCGGCACCGTGATCGAGATCGTCAGCCTGGACGACCGCTCCCGCCTGGTTCCCCTGGGCGAGAAGGGCGAGGTCTGCATCCGCGGCCCGCAGGTGATGAAGGGATACTGGAAGCGCCCGGCCGAGACCGCGGACGCGCTGGCCGACGGCCGCCTGCATACCGGCGACGTCGGGTACCTGGACGAGGACGGCTACACCTTCATCGTCGACCGGATCAAGGACATGATCCTGTGCGGCGGCTACAACGTCTATCCGCGCAACGTGGAGGAGGCGATCTACCTGCATCCCGCCGTCGCGGAATGCGTGGTCGCCGGCGTGCCGGACCCCTACCGGGGCCAGACCGTCAAGGCCTATGTCAAGCTGACCGAGGGCCACGGGCTGACGCGCGAGGACCTGACGGAGTTCCTGCGCGACAAACTGTCGCCCATCGAGATCCCCAAGCACCTGGAGATCCGCGACGAGCTGCCGAAGACCATGATCGGCAAGCTGTCCCGCAAGGCGCTGCTGGAGGAGGAGGAAGCCCGCCGTTCCAGCCGTCAGGTCCCGGAGGGCTGA
- a CDS encoding cold-shock protein, producing the protein MSRFSQHNAMSFDDGAQARALVKWFNVTKGFGFVAPVDGSPDAFLHISVLNRAGLQELSDGTEILCTISQGPKGPQVTRIVEVVGGAPVSARPAGGDRYGDRGGDRGYGGGDRYGDRDSYGGGDRYGSDRGGYGGGYGGGDRYGDSDYGASSGGPEVEMSGTVKWFKPDKGFGFVTADDASKDVFVHKSVLRRCGLMQLEAGQRVQMRVQDAAKGREATWIMPL; encoded by the coding sequence TTGTCTCGCTTCAGTCAGCACAACGCCATGTCGTTCGACGATGGCGCCCAGGCTCGGGCCCTGGTGAAATGGTTCAATGTAACCAAGGGCTTTGGTTTCGTCGCTCCGGTTGACGGCTCTCCGGACGCATTCCTCCACATCTCGGTGTTGAACAGGGCAGGCCTGCAGGAGCTGAGCGACGGCACCGAGATCCTGTGCACGATCAGCCAGGGGCCGAAGGGTCCCCAGGTCACCCGGATCGTCGAAGTGGTCGGCGGCGCGCCCGTCTCGGCCCGTCCCGCCGGCGGCGACCGCTACGGCGACCGTGGCGGCGACCGCGGCTACGGCGGAGGCGACCGCTACGGCGACCGCGACAGCTATGGCGGCGGCGACCGCTACGGCAGCGACCGCGGCGGCTATGGCGGCGGTTACGGCGGCGGCGACCGCTATGGCGACAGCGACTACGGCGCGTCCTCGGGCGGGCCGGAGGTCGAGATGTCGGGCACGGTCAAGTGGTTCAAGCCGGACAAGGGCTTCGGCTTCGTCACCGCCGACGACGCGAGCAAGGATGTCTTCGTCCATAAGAGCGTGCTGCGCCGCTGCGGCCTGATGCAGCTGGAAGCCGGCCAGCGCGTGCAGATGCGGGTCCAGGACGCCGCCAAGGGCCGCGAAGCGACCTGGATCATGCCGCTCTGA
- a CDS encoding thioesterase family protein has product MNLVFRMIKVLLAALFGRRRDLMDESVLTFRVWPNDLDVNLHMNNGRYLTIMDLGRMDLMIRCGLARPIIRNRWMPVLGGASVRFRRSLKPFERFRLHTRVLGWDAKWVYMEHRIESMDGRVAAHATVRGLFKSRAGTVEPAEILRLLGRDVESPPMTRPFPLPAPMTEEI; this is encoded by the coding sequence ATGAACCTGGTCTTCCGCATGATCAAGGTCCTGCTGGCCGCCCTGTTCGGGCGGCGGCGGGACCTGATGGACGAGTCGGTCCTGACGTTCCGGGTGTGGCCGAACGACCTGGACGTCAACCTGCACATGAACAACGGCCGGTACCTGACCATCATGGATCTCGGCCGGATGGACCTGATGATCCGCTGCGGGCTGGCGCGGCCGATCATCAGGAACCGCTGGATGCCGGTGCTGGGCGGGGCCAGCGTCCGGTTCCGGCGGTCGCTGAAGCCGTTCGAGCGGTTCAGGCTGCACACCCGCGTGCTGGGCTGGGATGCGAAGTGGGTCTACATGGAACACCGCATCGAGTCGATGGACGGCCGAGTCGCGGCGCACGCGACGGTGCGCGGGCTGTTCAAATCCCGCGCAGGAACGGTCGAACCGGCCGAAATACTGCGACTCCTGGGCCGGGACGTCGAATCTCCGCCTATGACCCGGCCGTTCCCCCTGCCCGCCCCTATGACCGAAGAGATATGA
- a CDS encoding osmoprotectant NAGGN system M42 family peptidase encodes MASNRPDGQAPLPPARPAIDMDYVLSMLESLLKIPSPTGYTDEIVHFCGRELKRLGIPFELTRRGAIRADIKGRLNSPDRAIVAHVDTLGAQVKGLKSNGRLEVVAIGTWSARFAEGARCTILTDHGSYRGTILPLKASGHTYNEEIDTQPVAWTNLEVRVDAVCSNTADLIRHGFNVGDFVAIDPQPEFQPNGFINSRHLDDKAGVAVLFGAAKAVIDSGVELPVDCHLLLTISEEVGSGASSVLHGDVAEMVSIDNATPAPGQNSRESGVTIAMADSTGPFDYHLTHKLLDLCSDHDIRHQRDIFRFYRCDSAAAIEAGNDIRTALVCFGVDSSHGYERTHVHALRSLAELVALYMQSDVTFERDRHAMGPLTGFPHQKTEPAEAAE; translated from the coding sequence GTGGCTTCGAACCGGCCTGACGGCCAGGCGCCCCTGCCCCCGGCCCGGCCGGCGATCGACATGGATTACGTCCTGTCCATGCTGGAAAGCCTGCTGAAGATCCCGAGCCCGACCGGCTACACCGACGAGATCGTGCATTTCTGCGGGCGCGAGTTGAAGCGGCTGGGGATTCCCTTCGAGCTGACCCGGCGCGGCGCCATCCGCGCCGACATCAAGGGCCGGCTCAACAGCCCGGACCGGGCGATCGTCGCCCATGTCGACACGCTGGGCGCCCAGGTGAAGGGCCTGAAGTCCAACGGTCGGCTGGAGGTGGTCGCCATCGGCACCTGGTCCGCCCGGTTCGCCGAGGGTGCCCGCTGCACCATCTTGACCGACCACGGCTCCTACCGTGGGACGATCCTGCCGCTGAAGGCGTCGGGCCACACCTACAACGAGGAGATCGACACCCAGCCCGTCGCCTGGACCAACCTGGAGGTCCGGGTGGACGCGGTCTGCTCCAACACGGCTGATCTGATCCGGCACGGCTTCAATGTCGGCGACTTCGTCGCGATCGACCCGCAGCCCGAGTTCCAGCCCAACGGCTTCATCAATTCCCGCCACCTGGACGACAAGGCGGGCGTCGCCGTGCTGTTCGGGGCGGCCAAGGCGGTGATCGACTCGGGCGTGGAATTGCCGGTCGATTGCCACCTGCTCCTGACCATCTCCGAGGAAGTCGGGTCCGGCGCCTCGTCGGTCCTGCACGGCGACGTGGCCGAGATGGTCTCCATCGATAACGCGACCCCGGCGCCGGGGCAGAACAGCCGCGAATCGGGCGTCACCATCGCGATGGCGGACAGCACCGGCCCGTTCGACTATCACCTGACCCACAAGCTGCTGGACCTGTGCTCCGACCACGATATCCGGCACCAGCGCGACATCTTCCGCTTCTACCGGTGCGACAGCGCCGCCGCGATCGAAGCCGGCAACGACATCCGCACCGCCCTGGTCTGCTTCGGCGTTGACAGCTCCCACGGCTACGAGCGCACCCATGTCCACGCGCTGCGCTCCCTGGCCGAGCTGGTGGCGCTCTACATGCAGAGCGACGTCACCTTCGAGCGCGACCGCCATGCCATGGGCCCGCTGACCGGCTTTCCGCACCAGAAGACCGAACCGGCCGAAGCGGCCGAGTAG
- the ngg gene encoding N-acetylglutaminylglutamine synthetase translates to MTQPPNPRSQHRLERRNAPSLRNWYSRDQHHPDQTGYEENATVDCGWGRLLFAHTFPDLPELAKALREETQGRRDIALYLRDPHVALSLAPQELFLDPSHTYRLWLENYRPSRRRPRGFTVRRLRTVEDAEAINRIYAARNMVQVPPHFFHDKRNSRVLTYFVAVDQATNSVIGSVTGVDHGRAFNDPENGSSLWCLAVDPQASFPGIGENLVRTLAEHFQARGRSFMDLSVMHDNVNAIALYEKLGFQRVPVFALKTKNSINEKLYVGPPPDETLNPYAMIIINEARRRGIGVDVVDAEGGYFALSYGGRSIICRESLSELTTAVAMSRCDDKAVTRRLMVKAGLRVPAQQAAGKPEDDAAFLENHGSIVVKPARGEQGKGITVDVRTPEAVAKAVAEARNHAETVLLEQFFQGDDLRIIVIDYRVVAAAIRRPAEVTGTGEHTVRELIEAQSRRRAAATGGESRIPMDAETERCVAANGFSMTDVLPEGQVLPVRKTANLHTGGTIHDVTDRLHRTLVDAAIAGAKALDIPVVGFDFLVPSVTEPDYVIIEANERPGLANHEPQPTAERFVDLLFPNTKLLSNG, encoded by the coding sequence ATGACCCAGCCTCCCAACCCAAGGTCGCAGCATCGTCTGGAGCGGCGCAATGCGCCGTCGCTCCGCAACTGGTACTCGCGCGACCAGCACCATCCCGACCAGACCGGCTACGAGGAGAACGCGACGGTCGATTGCGGCTGGGGCCGGCTGCTTTTCGCCCACACCTTCCCCGACCTGCCCGAGCTGGCCAAGGCGCTGCGGGAGGAGACGCAGGGCCGGCGCGACATCGCGCTGTACCTGCGCGATCCCCACGTGGCGCTGTCGCTGGCGCCGCAGGAGCTGTTCCTCGACCCGTCGCACACCTACCGGCTCTGGCTGGAGAACTACCGGCCGAGCCGGCGCCGGCCGCGCGGCTTCACGGTGCGCCGGCTGCGCACGGTGGAGGATGCCGAGGCGATCAACCGCATCTATGCCGCCCGCAACATGGTGCAGGTCCCGCCCCACTTCTTCCACGACAAGCGCAACAGCCGGGTGCTCACCTATTTCGTCGCGGTCGACCAGGCGACCAACAGCGTGATCGGCTCGGTCACCGGCGTCGATCACGGGCGCGCCTTCAACGACCCGGAGAACGGCTCGTCCCTGTGGTGCCTGGCTGTCGATCCGCAGGCCTCGTTCCCCGGCATCGGCGAGAACCTGGTCCGGACGCTGGCCGAGCATTTCCAGGCGCGCGGCCGCAGCTTCATGGACCTGTCCGTGATGCACGACAACGTCAATGCCATAGCCCTCTACGAGAAGCTGGGGTTCCAGCGGGTGCCGGTGTTCGCCTTGAAGACGAAGAACTCGATCAACGAGAAGCTCTATGTCGGGCCGCCGCCCGACGAGACGCTCAATCCCTACGCCATGATCATCATCAACGAGGCCCGGCGCCGCGGCATCGGGGTGGACGTGGTGGACGCCGAGGGCGGCTACTTCGCGCTCAGCTACGGCGGACGGTCGATCATCTGCCGGGAGAGCCTCAGCGAATTGACCACGGCGGTCGCCATGAGCCGCTGCGACGACAAGGCGGTCACCCGCCGGCTGATGGTCAAGGCGGGGCTGAGGGTGCCGGCCCAGCAGGCGGCCGGCAAACCGGAGGACGACGCCGCCTTCCTGGAAAATCACGGCTCGATCGTGGTCAAGCCGGCGCGGGGCGAGCAGGGCAAGGGCATCACCGTCGACGTCCGCACGCCGGAAGCGGTCGCCAAGGCGGTGGCGGAGGCCCGAAACCACGCGGAGACCGTGCTGCTGGAGCAGTTCTTCCAGGGCGACGACCTGCGGATCATCGTGATCGACTATCGCGTCGTGGCCGCGGCGATCCGCCGGCCGGCCGAAGTGACGGGAACCGGCGAGCATACCGTCCGGGAGCTGATCGAGGCCCAGAGCCGGCGCCGTGCCGCCGCGACCGGCGGCGAGAGCCGCATCCCCATGGATGCCGAGACCGAGCGCTGCGTCGCCGCCAACGGCTTCTCCATGACCGACGTGCTGCCGGAAGGACAGGTCCTGCCGGTCCGCAAGACCGCCAACCTCCACACCGGCGGCACTATTCACGATGTCACGGACCGCCTGCACAGGACGCTGGTGGATGCCGCCATCGCCGGCGCCAAGGCCTTGGATATACCCGTGGTCGGTTTCGACTTCCTCGTGCCGTCGGTGACCGAGCCCGACTATGTCATCATTGAGGCGAACGAGCGGCCGGGCCTCGCCAATCATGAACCTCAGCCGACGGCCGAACGTTTCGTTGACCTTCTGTTTCCCAATACCAAGCTACTGTCCAATGGATAG
- a CDS encoding LuxR C-terminal-related transcriptional regulator, with the protein MRILIGDDHALFREGLNRLLEQIFSDADYIQAATYQDVMAQCSGSEPPDLILTDLQMPGWPGFDGIRQIKALLPKTALVVVSASESGADARQAIEHGAGGFIPKSSSVQIMVSALQLVLAGGVYVPHALMNASGTSGLTSVPRDHAVVAEPAPGVSLTQRQRDVLGCLREGKSNKQIAYELGLSEGTVKIHVTAIFKSLGVKNRTQAVISASRYAMR; encoded by the coding sequence ATGCGTATTTTGATCGGGGACGACCACGCGCTGTTCCGCGAAGGACTGAATCGTCTGCTGGAGCAGATTTTTTCGGACGCAGACTATATCCAGGCGGCGACCTACCAGGACGTCATGGCGCAATGCTCGGGAAGCGAGCCGCCCGACCTGATCCTGACCGACCTCCAGATGCCGGGCTGGCCCGGTTTCGACGGCATCCGCCAGATCAAGGCGCTGCTGCCCAAGACCGCCCTGGTGGTGGTGTCCGCGTCCGAGAGCGGCGCCGACGCCCGGCAGGCGATCGAGCACGGCGCCGGCGGTTTCATCCCCAAGTCGTCGAGCGTCCAGATCATGGTCAGCGCGCTGCAGCTGGTGCTGGCCGGCGGCGTCTACGTGCCGCACGCCCTGATGAACGCGTCCGGGACCAGCGGCCTGACCAGCGTGCCGCGCGACCACGCCGTCGTGGCCGAGCCGGCCCCCGGCGTCAGCCTGACCCAGCGCCAGCGCGACGTGCTGGGCTGCCTGCGCGAGGGCAAGTCCAACAAGCAGATCGCCTACGAGCTGGGCCTGTCCGAGGGCACGGTGAAGATCCACGTGACCGCGATCTTCAAGTCGCTCGGCGTCAAGAACCGCACCCAGGCGGTGATCAGCGCATCCCGCTACGCGATGCGCTGA
- a CDS encoding sensor histidine kinase gives MTIEPGLFGQGAVSREPDRSQLLARSLTRRLRFVAVLTVVFVSGLTAVFLLLFHEVESREQAIRTTYEARVALEALRGAFDLAAVPEAERPDLRRSRIAEAGEALSTLSLVAADDDANRPELERLVRFVRERLEAPDGPDDADAVDRRIEAFQADQEADLRERVAWIDLLGDGVLYGGGALGFAKVLILGVLLGQAARMARRETDMIDERTILLRELNHRVGNSLAIAVAFLQLQAAQIRDPRLLGTFREAQNRIMALGEVHRRLLQAEAVTALDLSTLLPGLAGELARTLAAEDRVSVRAAPAVVPVETAVALAIIMTELTTNAVLHGCRGDAGCDVLVRLDSEADGSLGLSVRDSGGRLPKDFDPQASGKAGLRIVTALVEQVGGSLSYRADGFTEARVRVPAGLP, from the coding sequence TTGACGATTGAGCCAGGCCTGTTCGGCCAAGGCGCGGTGTCCCGGGAACCCGATCGATCCCAGCTGCTGGCGCGCTCCCTGACCCGGCGGCTGCGGTTCGTGGCAGTCCTGACGGTGGTCTTCGTATCTGGGCTCACCGCGGTCTTCCTGCTGCTGTTCCACGAGGTGGAATCCCGGGAACAGGCGATCCGGACCACCTACGAGGCGCGCGTCGCCCTGGAGGCCCTGCGGGGCGCCTTCGACCTGGCGGCGGTTCCCGAAGCGGAGCGGCCGGACCTCCGCCGCTCGCGCATCGCCGAAGCCGGGGAGGCGCTTTCGACCCTCTCCCTGGTGGCGGCCGACGACGACGCGAACCGCCCGGAACTGGAGCGGCTCGTCCGGTTCGTCCGGGAGAGGCTGGAGGCGCCCGACGGACCCGACGATGCCGACGCCGTCGACCGGCGCATCGAGGCGTTTCAGGCCGACCAGGAGGCGGATCTCCGCGAGCGGGTCGCCTGGATCGATCTGCTGGGCGACGGCGTCCTGTATGGCGGAGGGGCGCTCGGTTTCGCCAAGGTCCTGATCCTGGGCGTCCTGCTCGGCCAGGCGGCCCGCATGGCGCGGCGGGAAACCGACATGATCGACGAGCGGACGATCCTGCTGCGGGAGCTGAACCACAGGGTCGGGAACAGCCTCGCGATCGCGGTCGCGTTCCTTCAGCTCCAGGCGGCGCAGATCAGGGATCCCCGGCTGCTCGGGACCTTCCGGGAAGCCCAGAACCGCATCATGGCGCTGGGCGAAGTCCATCGGCGGCTGCTCCAGGCGGAAGCCGTCACGGCCCTCGACCTCTCGACCTTGCTGCCCGGCCTCGCCGGCGAACTGGCGCGGACGCTGGCGGCCGAGGATCGCGTCTCGGTCCGCGCCGCGCCGGCCGTCGTCCCGGTGGAGACCGCCGTCGCGCTGGCCATCATCATGACCGAGCTGACGACCAATGCCGTGCTGCATGGCTGCCGGGGCGACGCCGGCTGCGACGTCCTGGTCCGGCTCGACTCGGAGGCGGACGGCAGCCTTGGATTGTCGGTGAGGGACTCGGGGGGAAGGCTTCCGAAGGATTTCGACCCGCAGGCGTCCGGCAAGGCCGGACTCCGGATCGTCACCGCGCTGGTGGAACAGGTCGGGGGAAGCTTGAGCTATCGGGCAGACGGTTTCACCGAGGCCCGGGTGCGCGTGCCCGCGGGGCTTCCGTGA